A window from Saccharomyces cerevisiae S288C chromosome XIII, complete sequence encodes these proteins:
- the TAF7 gene encoding TATA-binding protein-associated factor TAF7 (TFIID subunit (67 kDa); involved in RNA polymerase II transcription initiation) yields MAVIRIKKPRGPGEKDQPLEGEPKLKRIRIKTKVTDEDIKPKPKLKINLKKKKESADGKEKKNSLKLKLNLKKNEEPVKKIHKAPKLRLKPIRIPGEAYDSEASDIEDDPLIESGVILRILPDIQLEFVKNSLESGDYSGISIKWKNERHAVVTINDVMYGAILVDLPTVIEVNKSVDRKNLLKTFDVSQMLLCIRPIQEEEEVYALEAPDTEDLVVKHFEGIEDEIWENKETFLKGYNGAPLSDMEAKHLKEIALKGYDYKHGISPPLYNVRNRRFRRKMDPNEIDYVEKVVDMLLKQDKQAEEVSYDLVDKSELQARQERVSSWENFKEEPGEPLSRPALKKEEIHTIASAVGKQGAEEEGEEGMEEEEEEDLDLGAAFESEEEGSGAEGDKEQQQEEVGDEVDQDTGGEDDDDDDDGDIEAAGGESESDDEKDENRQHTELLADELNELETTLAHTKHKLSKATNPLLKSRFIDSIKKLEKEAELKRKQLQQTEDSVQKQHQHRSDAETANNVEEEEEEEEEEEEEDEVDEDEEDDEENDEDEDNVHEREHIQENKVVRELDEAPAEETLDQNDLDMMMLFGAEGDE; encoded by the coding sequence ATGGCTGTTATAAGAATTAAAAAACCCAGAGGACCAGGAGAGAAGGATCAACCATTAGAAGGCGAGCCTAAACTAAAGAGAATTCGCATAAAGACAAAGGTAACTGATGAAGATATCAAACCAAAGCCTAAATTAAAGATAAacctaaagaaaaagaaagagagtGCTGACGGcaaagagaagaagaattcaTTGAAGTTAAAGttaaacttgaaaaaaaatgaagaaccAGTTAAGAAGATACACAAGGCGCCAAAGCTACGTCTCAAACCTATTAGAATTCCTGGGGAAGCGTACGACTCAGAAGCCTCtgatattgaagatgacCCTCTCATAGAGAGTGGTGTGATATTAAGGATACTTCCAGACATACAGTTAGAGTTTGTAAAAAATTCGTTAGAATCAGGTGATTATTCTGGGATAAGTATCAAGTGGAAAAACGAGAGACACGCTGTCGTAACAATAAACGATGTAATGTATGGTGCCATTCTAGTAGATTTGCCTACAGTTATAGAAGTGAACAAGAGCGTCGATAGAAAAAACCTCCTGAAGACATTTGACGTATCACAAATGCTACTATGCATAAGACCTATacaagaagaggaagaagtaTATGCCCTAGAAGCCCCTGATACAGAAGATCTGGTTGTTAAGCATTTTGAAGGCATAGAGGATGAAATTTGGGAGAATAAAGAAACCTTCTTAAAAGGATACAATGGTGCGCCTTTAAGTGATATGGAGGCTAAacatttgaaagaaatagCTTTGAAGGGCTATGACTACAAACATGGAATATCACCACCTTTGTACAATGTTCGAAATAGACGATTTAGACGGAAAATGGACCCTAATGAAATAGACTATGTAGAAAAAGTGGTTGATATGCTTTTGAAGCAAGATAAACAGGCAGAAGAGGTCAGCTATGATCTGGTTGATAAAAGTGAACTGCAAGCGAGGCAAGAGCGTGTTTCTAGTTgggaaaatttcaaagaggAGCCTGGAGAGCCTTTATCTAGACCTGctttaaagaaagaagagatacACACAATTGCTTCGGCAGTAGGAAAACAAGGTGCAGAAGAAGAGGGAGAAGAAGgaatggaagaagaagaagaggaggatCTTGACCTAGGCGCTGCTTTTGAAAGTGAAGAGGAAGGTAGCGGTGCCGAGGGAGACAAGGAGCAACAACAAGAGGAAGTCGGTGATGAGGTGGATCAAGACACAGGCggagaagatgatgacgatgatgacgacgGTGACATTGAAGCTGCTGGTGGGGAAAGTGAATCTGATGACGAAAAAGACGAAAACAGACAGCACACTGAATTACTTGCGGACGAATTGAACGAACTAGAGACCACCCTGGCCCATACCAAGCATAAATTAAGTAAAGCCACGAATcctcttttgaaaagcaGGTTCATAGATAGCATTAAAAAGCTCGAGAAGGAGGCTGAACTAAAACGTAAGCAGTTACAACAAACCGAAGATTCTGTCCAGAAACAACATCAACATCGCTCTGACGCAGAAACTGCAAATAACGTcgaggaagaagaagaggaagaggaagaagaagaggaagaggatgaAGTGGACGAAGACGAGGAggatgacgaagaaaaCGATGAGGACGAGGATAATGTGCATGAACGGGAACACATACAAGAGAACAAGGTGGTGCGCGAACTTGATGAAGCCCCCGCAGAGGAAACACTCGACCAGAACGATCTCGATATGATGATGCTATTTGGTGCAGAGGGTGATGAGTAA
- the MTF1 gene encoding RNA polymerase specificity factor (Mitochondrial RNA polymerase specificity factor; has structural similarity to S-adenosylmethionine-dependent methyltransferases and functional similarity to bacterial sigma-factors; Mtf1p interacts with and stabilizes the Rpo41p-promoter complex, enhancing DNA bending and melting to facilitate pre-initiation open complex formation), whose translation MSVPIPGIKDISKLKFFYGFKYLWNPTVYNKIFDKLDLTKTYKHPEELKVLDLYPGVGIQSAIFYNKYCPRQYSLLEKRSSLYKFLNAKFEGSPLQILKRDPYDWSTYSNLIDEERIFVPEVQSSDHINDKFLTVANVTGEGSEGLIMQWLSCIGNKNWLYRFGKVKMLLWMPSTTARKLLARPGMHSRSKCSVVREAFTDTKLIAISDANELKGFDSQCIEEWDPILFSAAEIWPTKGKPIALVEMDPIDFDFDVDNWDYVTRHLMILKRTPLNTVMDSLGHGGQQYFNSRITDKDLLKKCPIDLTNDEFIYLTKLFMEWPFKPDILMDFVDMYQTEHSG comes from the coding sequence ATGTCTGTTCCAATCCCTGGTATTAAAGATATCTCCAAACTTAAGTTCTTTTATGgtttcaaatatttatgGAATCCAACAGTATACaataaaatctttgatAAGCTGGATTTAACTAAAACGTATAAACATCcagaagaattgaaagtACTTGACCTCTACCCTGGTGTTGGTATACAATCAgctattttttataataaatattGCCCCAGgcaatattctttattaGAAAAACGCTCAAGTCTCTACAAGTTTCTGAATGCAAAATTCGAAGGGTCTCCATTGCAAATTCTAAAAAGAGATCCATATGACTGGTCAACCTACTCGAATCTAATTGACGAAGAGCGAATATTTGTTCCTGAAGTTCAATCCTCAGATCAtattaatgataaattTCTAACCGTTGCTAATGTGACGGGGGAGGGTTCTGAAGGTCTTATAATGCAGTGGCTGTCCTGTATTGGAAACAAGAACTGGTTGTATAGGTTTGGTAAAGTAAAGATGTTATTATGGATGCCAAGCACAACAGCTAGAAAACTTCTAGCTAGGCCAGGCATGCATTCTAGATCCAAATGTTCAGTAGTAAGGGAGGCATTTACAGATACTAAACTCATTGCCATATCAGACGCAAATGAATTGAAGGGATTTGATAGTCAATGCATAGAAGAATGGGATCCCATTTTATTTAGTGCTGCGGAAATATGGCCTACAAAGGGAAAGCCAATTGCGTTAGTAGAAATGGACCCAATTGACTTCGATTTTGACGTAGATAATTGGGATTATGTCACGAGGCACttaatgattttgaaaagaacaCCCTTGAATACTGTCATGGACTCGCTGGGACATGGTGGCCAACAATATTTTAATAGTAGAATCACTGACAAAGATCTGCTAAAAAAGTGTCCGATTGATTTGACAAATGACGAGTTTATATATCTAACGAAATTATTCATGGAGTGGCCTTTCAAACCAGATATTTTAATGGATTTTGTTGATATGTATCAAACAGAGCACTCTGGTTGA
- the RRP5 gene encoding Rrp5p (RNA binding protein involved in synthesis of 18S and 5.8S rRNAs; component of ribosomal small subunit (SSU) processome and 90S preribosome; required for pre-rRNA packaging and compaction of processome into dense terminal balls; part of Mak21p-Noc2p-Rrp5p module that associates with nascent pre-rRNA during transcription with role in biogenesis of large ribosomal subunit; binds single stranded tracts of U's; relocalizes from nucleolus to nucleus upon DNA replication stress), giving the protein MVASTKRKRDEDFPLSREDSTKQPSTSSLVRNTEEVSFPRGGASALTPLELKQVANEAASDVLFGNESVKASEPASRPLKKKKTTKKSTSKDSEASSANSDEARAGLIEHVNFKTLKNGSSLLGQISAITKQDLCITFTDGISGYVNLTHISEEFTSILEDLDEDMDSDTDAADEKKSKVEDAEYESSDDEDEKLDKSNELPNLRRYFHIGQWLRCSVIKNTSLEPSTKKSKKKRIELTIEPSSVNIYADEDLVKSTSIQCAVKSIEDHGATLDVGLPGFTGFIAKKDFGNFEKLLPGAVFLGNITKKSDRSIVVNTDFSDKKNKITQISSIDAIIPGQIVDLLCESITKNGIAGKVFGLVSGVVNVSHLRTFSEEDLKHKFVIGSSIRCRIIACLENKSGDKVLILSNLPHILKLEDALRSTEGLDAFPIGYTFESCSIKGRDSEYLYLALDDDRLGKVHSSRVGEIENSENLSSRVLGYSPVDDIYQLSTDPKYLKLKYLRTNDIPIGELLPSCEITSVSSSGIELKIFNGQFKASVPPLHISDTRLVYPERKFKIGSKVKGRVISVNSRGNVHVTLKKSLVNIEDNELPLVSTYENAKNIKEKNEKTLATIQVFKPNGCIISFFGGLSGFLPNSEISEVFVKRPEEHLRLGQTVIVKLLDVDADRRRIIATCKVSNEQAAQQKDTIENIVPGRTIITVHVIEKTKDSVIVEIPDVGLRGVIYVGHLSDSRIEQNRAQLKKLRIGTELTGLVIDKDTRTRVFNMSLKSSLIKDAKKETLPLTYDDVKDLNKDVPMHAYIKSISDKGLFVAFNGKFIGLVLPSYAVDSRDIDISKAFYINQSVTVYLLRTDDKNQKFLLSLKAPKVKEEKKKVESNIEDPVDSSIKSWDDLSIGSIVKAKIKSVKKNQLNVILAANLHGRVDIAEVFDTYEEITDKKQPLSNYKKDDVIKVKIIGNHDVKSHKFLPITHKISKASVLELSMKPSELKSKEVHTKSLEEINIGQELTGFVNNSSGNHLWLTISPVLKARISLLDLADNDSNFSENIESVFPLGSALQVKVASIDREHGFVNAIGKSHVDINMSTIKVGDELPGRVLKIAEKYVLLDLGNKVTGISFITDALNDFSLTLKEAFEDKINNVIPTTVLSVDEQNKKIELSLRPATAKTRSIKSHEDLKQGEIVDGIVKNVNDKGIFVYLSRKVEAFVPVSKLSDSYLKEWKKFYKPMQYVLGKVVTCDEDSRISLTLRESEINGDLKVLKTYSDIKAGDVFEGTIKSVTDFGVFVKLDNTVNVTGLAHITEIADKKPEDLSALFGVGDRVKAIVLKTNPEKKQISLSLKASHFSKEAELASTTTTTTTVDQLEKEDEDEVMADAGFNDSDSESDIGDQNTEVADRKPETSSDGLSLSAGFDWTASILDQAQEEEESDQDQEDFTENKKHKHKRRKENVVQDKTIDINTRAPESVADFERLLIGNPNSSVVWMNYMAFQLQLSEIEKARELAERALKTINFREEAEKLNIWIAMLNLENTFGTEETLEEVFSRACQYMDSYTIHTKLLGIYEISEKFDKAAELFKATAKKFGGEKVSIWVSWGDFLISHNEEQEARTILGNALKALPKRNHIEVVRKFAQLEFAKGDPERGRSLFEGLVADAPKRIDLWNVYVDQEVKAKDKKKVEDLFERIITKKITRKQAKFFFNKWLQFEESEGDEKTIEYVKAKATEYVASHESQKADE; this is encoded by the coding sequence TGATGAAGCTAGAGCTGGACTAATTGAACATGTCAACTTTAAAACGTTGAAGAATGGCTCTTCTTTGCTTGGTCAGATTTCTGCTATCACTAAACAAGATTTATGTATAACATTCACAGACGGAATTTCTGGTTATGTGAACCTAACACATATCTCAGAAGAATTTACTTCGATTTTGGAAGATCTGGATGAAGATATGGATAGTGATACTGATGCTGCtgatgagaaaaaatcCAAAGTTGAAGATGCAGAATACGAATCGTCCGAcgacgaagatgaaaaattagataaATCTAATGAATTACCTAATTTAAGAAGGTACTTTCACATTGGTCAATGGCTAAGATGCTCTGTCATCAAGAATACCTCTTTAGAACCATCAACTAAGAAatccaaaaagaagagaatagAGTTAACCATCGAACCTTCATCCGTCAACATATACGCAGATGAAGATTTGGTTAAATCCACGTCTATTCAATGCGCGGTCAAATCCATCGAGGATCACGGTGCTACCTTAGATGTTGGTCTGCCAGGCTTTACAGGGTTCATTGCTAAGAAGGATTTTggcaattttgaaaaattattgcCGGGGGCTGTTTTCTTAGGTAATATCACCAAAAAATCCGACAGATCAATTGTTGTAAATACAGACTTTTCGgacaagaaaaacaaaattactCAAATCTCCTCAATTGATGCCATTATCCCTGGTCAAATCGTCGACTTATTGTGTGAATCAATCACTAAAAATGGTATTGCCGGTAAAGTTTTTGGGTTAGTATCCGGTGTTGTCAACGTATCACATTTAAGAACATTTTCCGAAGAAGATTTAAAGCATAAATTTGTTATTGGTTCTAGTATTAGATGCCGAATTATTGCTTGTTTAGAAAACAAAAGCGGTGACAAGGTCTTGATTTTGTCAAACCTTCCACACATTTTAAAACTAGAAGACGCTTTGAGATCTACTGAAGGTCTTGATGCATTCCCTATCGGCTACACATTTGAATCATGCAGCATTAAAGGGCGTGATTCCGAATATCTATACTTAGCATTGGATGATGATAGATTAGGTAAAGTACATTCTTCAAGAGTTggtgaaattgaaaattcagaaaattTAAGTTCCAGGGTCCTTGGTTATAGCCCTGTTGATGACATTTATCAATTGTCCACTGATCCAAAATACCTAAAATTAAAGTATCTAAGAACAAATGATATTCCAATCGGAGAATTATTACCAAGTTGTGAAATAACTTCCGTCTCTAGTTCAGGTATTGAATTGAAGATATTTAACGGGCAATTTAAGGCTTCTGTTCCACCATTACACATTTCAGATACCAGGCTAGTTTATCCAGAAAGGAAGTTCAAGATAGGTTCTAAGGTTAAAGGTAGAGTTATATCAGTTAATTCAAGAGGTAATGTGCATGtcactttgaaaaaatcattagTTAATATTGAAGACAACGAATTACCACTGGTTTCCACTTATGAAAACgccaaaaatatcaaagaaaaaaatgaaaagacTTTAGCAACTATTCAAGTTTTCAAACCAAATGGTTGCAtcatttccttttttggtGGTTTATCGGGATTTTTACCTAATTCTGAGATCTCAGAAGTCTTTGTGAAGAGACCAGAAGAACATTTAAGACTCGGTCAAACAGTAATAGTAAAACTTCTTGACGTCGATGCTGACAGGAGGAGAATTATTGCCACATGCAAAGTTTCAAATGAACAGGCTGCCCAACAAAAAGATaccattgaaaatattgttcCAGGCAGAACAATCATTACTGTCCATGTTATCGAAAAAACCAAAGATTCTGTTATTGTTGAAATTCCTGATGTTGGCTTGCGTGGTGTCATCTACGTTGGTCATCTCTCTGATTCCagaattgaacaaaatagGGCTCAGTTGAAAAAGCTCAGAATCGGCACTGAACTGACTGGTTTGGTAATTGATAAAGATACAAGAACCCGCGTTTTCAATATGTCCCTCAAAAGTTCTCTGATTAAAGACGCTAAAAAGGAGACTCTTCCATTAACATATGATGATGTTAAGGATCTAAATAAAGATGTACCAATGCACGCTTACATTAAATCCATTTCTGATAAGGGTCTCTTTGTTGCATTTAACGGTAAGTTCATTGGGTTGGTTTTACCAAGTTACGCTGTTGATAGTAGGGATATTGATATCAGCAAGGCGTTTTATATTAACCAATCCGTTACCGTCTATTTATTAAGAACAGACGACAAAAACCAGAAATTCCTATTATCTCTAAAAGCTCCAAAGgtcaaagaagagaagaagaaagttgAATCTAATATCGAAGATCCTGTTGATTCGTCTATCAAAAGCTGGGACGATTTGTCTATTGGTAGTATTGTTAAAGCAAAAATCAAGAGCGTCaagaaaaatcaattgAATGTTATTTTAGCGGCAAATTTGCATGGCAGAGTGGACATTGCTGAAGTGTTTGACACGTATGAAGAAATTACAGATAAGAAACAGCCGTTGAGtaattacaaaaaagacGATGTCATCAAGGTAAAAATCATAGGTAATCACGATGTCAAGAGCCATAAGTTCTTGCCGATTACACACAAAATCTCAAAGGCTAGCGTTTTGGAATTATCCATGAAACCATCAGAATTAAAATCTAAGGAAGTGCACACAAAAAGTCTTGAGGAAATCAACATTGGGCAAGAGTTAACTGGCTTTGTCAACAATTCATCAGGTAACCACCTATGGCTAACAATTTCTCCAGTTTTGAAGGCGAGAATTTCTCTACTAGATTTAGCTGATAACgattcaaatttttcagaaaatattgaatcTGTTTTCCCATTAGGTTCAGCCCTCCAAGTGAAAGTTGCCTCTATTGACCGCGAGCATGGCTTTGTCAATGCCATTGGAAAGAGTCATGTTGACATAAATATGTCCACAATTAAAGTTGGTGATGAATTGCCAGGTCGTGTTCTAAAAATAGCTGAAAAGTATGTTTTGTTAGACCTTGGTAACAAAGTGACTGGTATTTCCTTTATTACGGATGCGTTAAATGATTTCTCCCTAACATTGAAGGAAGCTTTTGAAGACAAAATTAACAACGTCATTCCAACTACCGTTTTATCTGTTGATGAACagaataagaaaattgaaCTATCCCTTCGTCCTGCTACTGCAAAAACTCGTTCGATCAAATCTCATGAAGATTTGAAGCAAGGCGAGATTGTAGATGGTATTGTTAAGAATGTGAATGACAAAGGtatttttgtttacttGAGTAGGAAAGTTGAAGCCTTTGTCCCTGTTAGTAAACTATCTGATTCTTACTTGAAGGAATGGAAGAAGTTTTACAAGCCTATGCAATACGTTTTGGGAAAAGTCGTTACATGCGATGAAGATTCTCGTATTTCTCTAACCCTAAGAGAATCCGAAATAAATGGTGATTTAAAGGTTCTAAAGACCTATTCAGACATTAAGGCTGGTGATGTTTTCGAGGGTACAATTAAAAGCGTCACTGATTTTGGTGTTTTCGTCAAACTAGATAACACTGTTAATGTTACTGGTTTGGCACATATTACTGAAATTGCGGACAAAAAACCTGAAGATCTTTCTGCCTTGTTTGGTGTTGGGGACAGAGTAAAAGCTattgttttgaaaacaaatccagaaaaaaaacaaatttcaTTGAGCTTGAAAGCGTCTCATTTCTCTAAAGAAGCCGAATTGGCTTCTACTACCACCACCACTACTACTGTGGATCAACTGGAAAAggaggatgaagatgaagtCATGGCAGATGCTGGCTTCAACGATTCCGACAGCGAATCTGATATCGGAGACCAAAACACCGAAGTTGCCGATAGGAAGCCTGAAACATCTTCGGATGGGCTATCCTTGAGTGCTGGTTTTGATTGGACTGCTTCCATTTTGGATCAAGcgcaagaagaagaagagtcTGACCAAGATCAAGAAGACTTTACtgaaaataagaaacaCAAGCACAAgagaagaaaggaaaatgttGTTCAGGATAAGACCATTGATATCAACACTAGGGCACCAGAATCTGTTGCCGATTTTGAACGTCTACTTATCGGTAATCCAAATTCGTCCGTAGTGTGGATGAACTATATGGCTTTCCAACTACAACTGAGTGAGATCGAGAAGGCTCGAGAGCTCGCAGAACGTGCGCTAAAGACCATCAACTTCAGAGAAGAAGCCGAGAAGTTGAATATTTGGATTGCAATGCTGAATTTAGAAAATACTTTTGGTACCGAAGAAACTTTAGAAGAAGTGTTTAGCAGGGCTTGTCAGTATATGGACTCATATACTATTCATACAAAACTGCTTGGTATTTATGAAATAAGTGAAAAGTTCGACAAAGCAGCAGAATTATTCAAAGCTACAGCTAAGAAATTTGGCGGCGAGAAAGTTTCTATCTGGGTATCGTGGGGTGATTTTTTGATCAGCCACAATGAAGAGCAAGAGGCACGTACTATTTTAGGTAATGCTTTGAAGGCCCTACCAAAGCGTAATCATATCGAGGTTGTCCGCAAGTTTGCTCAATTAGAATTTGCAAAGGGTGACCCAGAAAGGGGTCGGTCATTATTCGAAGGTTTGGTTGCTGATGCGCCAAAGAGAATTGACCTGTGGAACGTTTACGTAGACCAGGAAGTGAAGGCAAAAGATAAGAAGAAGGTGGAAGATTTATTTGAGAGAATAAtaaccaaaaaaataacaaggAAGCAGGCtaagtttttctttaataaaTGGTTACAATTTGAGGAATCTGAAGGTGACGAAAAGACCATTGAATACGTTAAAGCTAAAGCTACTGAGTATGTCGCTAGCCATGAATCTCAAAAAGCAGACGAATAA